The window CTAAAGAGATTAATAAAGAAATTAAAAAAATAATGAACAGTGCAAAAGAATTATCAGATAAAAACAATGTATCTTTTAAAGAAAAAACCATGGTAGGCGACATTGGATATAATCTTGTGAAATTAGCACATGATAAAAAAGAGAAATTTGATTTGATAGTGATGGGTTCTCGTGGTAGAAGCGTAGTAAAGGAGGTATTCTTAGGAAGTGTTTCAAATTATGTTATCCATTCATCTAAAATTCCAGTACTGATTGTAAAGTAATTTTAAGATAATCCGTGTTTTTGGAAATATTTTTGATGGTATTCTTCAGCTTTGTAGAATGTGGGAGCTGGAACAATTTCAGTTACAATTGGTTTATGTAATTTACCTGACTTTTCTAATTCTTCTTTAGATTTCTGTGCAATCTTTTTTTGTTCTTCATCGTGAAAAAATATAGCTGAACGATATTGGTTACCAATATCAGGTCCTTGCCGATTCAAGGTGGTAGGATCATGATTATTCCAAAACACTTGGAGTAACTCATCATAAGAAATTTCATTGGGATCATATTCAACTTGGACTGCCTCTGCATGTCCAGTTGTATCAGTACAAACTTCTTCATATGTGGGATTTGATAATTTCCCTCCAATGTAACCCACCTGTGTTGATTTCACACCTTTGGTTTTACGAAGTAAATCTTCAACATGCCAAAAACATCCAGCGCCAAATGTTGCCTTCATGACTTTAATTCATGTAATATCAAATTAAAACCATTTGATCACGATATGGAAAGAAATGTCGAGAGAAGATAAATTTTCAATTAACATTTGTAAAAATTTCAACTACTTTTTTGGCTAGATTTTCAATATTAGCAGTAGGTTCTGCAGAAATTAAAAGTAATATTTGTGTAATTGGAAATGGAAAACTTACCAAAACTGCTTTGTCTCTTCTAGCTGCAAGATAGTTAATAGGACCTAAACTGTCATCAAAATCTTTTCGAATAGAAAACTGTGATACAAATTTTAAAAATGAATGAAGGCGAGTTTCATCGTCTTCGTATGGAACTAGTCCCTCTTTAAAACCACCAGAGATCAGATCACCATTTTTATCAACAATTCCAGCAAATCTAATTTCAGATTCTTTTAGTAATTGAGAACATTTTTCATGATAAAGCTTTAGTGCAGCGTCATTTTGAGTAGACATCGTAGGTATTCAACGAATCAAAAATAAAAACCTAGTCAATAATAAAGACAACTCTCAGATATAACGGAATTGTGTATTGTTATAGAATTCCATATCGGTCATTAAGTTAAGCATGTTTTTACTACCAATTAATAAGTAAAAAAGTACAAACATATTTCAATGAAAGTAGTTATTCCAATAATTTTAGGAATTATAGTTATCGTAATGCCAAGTGCATTTGCGCATGAACCAAATTTTGAAGTAAAAACAACTAAAGATATTTTAAAATTTTGTGAGTTTTTTCATGCTGAATACAATCTATTGGGACCAGATGCACTTGCCGATCAACATCCAAATTTACCAAATCTCAGAGCATGTGGGATTTTGTATCATAACATAGCTTGGAATAGCACCCATCCAGGAAGAGATATTGTATTAATTGCCGAGATTGAAAAATACTTGGGAGATTCATCATACATCAAAGAAAGATGGATAAAAAATTCTGAAAAAATCCCAATATGGTTGAAAAACGATGCAAAAATGTGGTCAAATGAAGAAACAACTGACACATTATTTGTAAAAGGGATAAGAAAAATGTTAGATGACCATATTCTAAATCCTTCTTTAGAAAATTCAAAAAGAAAATGTATTGAAAATAACCTGTGCATAATGAAATCAGATTACATGAAATATTCATATTCTGATAAATACGGTCAATATATTACACAAGAGTTTACAGTAGATTCAATTAACAATAATGGGGTTCAGATTACTTCAGAAAAAAACACAAAAGATAAGAAAGAAACTATAGAAATTAATTTTGATAATAATGGTTCAATTATAGCAGATAAGAAATGCTGCATCATAGAAAAATTCATGTTTTTAACTCCAATTAAGATTGGAGACATACTAGTTGATGATTTAATAGTTACAAGTGATGCAACATATGAATTTGATGGAAAATCACGACGAGTGTGGATTGCACAAGATGTAAAGAAACAAGACACGTTGATTGTGGATAAACAAACAGGATTAGTATTATCAGATAGTCATAAAGAAATAGGTTTGAATATCAAATGGGATAAAACAGAATTGATGAAGACAAATATCTTTGAGAAAAAATATGTAAATGATCAATCAGTAATACCAAAATGGTTCAAAACAACTACAAAATGGTTTCTAAATAACTTAATTTCAGAATCTGAATACATAAAGGCAACAGAAAATCTACTAGAACGAGAAATTATTAGAATCTGAGTTAAAGACTACATTTTAAAACAACATATTCAATTGTATTTTTTTCAGAAGCTTTTTTCATTTTAAGCATTGATGTGAATAGGATTTGTTCAACAAATTTTGGGTATTTTTTTAAAATCAATTTTTTGATTTCATCCCTATTTTTGATATAATAATTAGCAAGTGGAACATAAACTTCTTTTCCAATTAATTTTTCATCATTAATTTTAAAACCAATAGAACCTACGAGTTTTTTTACAAATTCTAACTCATAATGTTCAGAAGACCAAGTAAATTTCAGAATCCCCAGTTTCATAATTGATGCATTTTGCATAGTTACAGGGATTGCCAAAGTCAAGATGCCATTAGATTTTAGAATTCGTTTAGATTCTAAAATAAAATCTTTTAGAGGTTTGAAATGCTGTGATGATTCTAAAGCCAAAACACGGTCTACAGAGTTATCAGCAAAAGGCAATTTTGTTGATGTGGAATTAAAAAAGTGGATATTTTTTTGTGGACCAGAAAAAGATAGTTGGTCATAATTAATATTTATACAAAATAAATCCAATTTTTCATACTTATCTCTCCAAAAAATCGCTGGTGCAGATAATCCACTTCCAACATCAACTAAGTTTTTTGCTTTTTCCAGTTCTGCCAATTTGCCAAAATATGAGCAGAGATTTTTTTGTGCAGATAGAGGATCATTAGTGTTTTCCATCCAATATCCAAAATTCAGCATTGTTCCACCAGTTGCAAGCTGCATTATAGGAGAAAGAGAGTGGTAAAGTTTTATGACATCTCTTTCATTTTTTCTTATAGTCCAAAAAAAACATCCAAGGGGTTGATTAATTTCAAAAAGATTTTCAAAGAGAGTTGAAAATGGTTCTTATTAATTTTAAGGCATTAAATTACATCAAAATACAGTGATGGGTTTTAACAAGAGTGAAGAATTATGATGTTTTATTAGATTGAGTAAAATAAAGAGAGCATGAGTGAGTCAAACAAATCCCCAGAGGTAATAATTGCAAAATGGAGTGAGAGATTTTTTTGCGTGGTTAATTGATTTTGTCATTATTTCAGTTATTTCCACCATAGCAATATCATCTATTTTCGGATCAATCGATTATGATTTTAACGAAAAATTTTTCTGGGCAGAAATGACACAATTTATTCCAACAAGCGTGATCTTTTTTGGATATTGGGTAATTTTGGAATATCTGAAAGGTCAAACAATTGGAAAAAAGATCCTAAATTTAAAAATTACAAACATGTATGGTAAAAAACCAGATTTGAAGGGCATTTTAATCAGTAGTTTTGGAAAAGCATTTCTTCTTCCAATTGATGTTGGATTAGGTTGGATTTTTACCAATGAAATGCGTCAGAGAATTTTTAATAAGATTGGCGATACAATAATTATTAAAATAAAAGAACAGGATCAAAATACAGACAATATAAAATACAAAAAAGATTAGATTTTGTCATATTTTATTATACAGTTGTTTTTGGAGAGTTAACCACTAGATCTATAACTTATTAAAAATAATTCATTTTCAGATATGTCTGAGAACATCAAATGGTGGGAAGGTCTTGCAAAAGAATTACAAAAAGATATAGAATTTGAAGAATAACAACTAGCATTAATGAATAACCAATAAAGTAAATCATAATTGTACAAATAAAATTCACAAAATATAATTAAATAAAATAATGAAAAGAAACTATTGAGTCCAACCGCGAACAACTAATTTTTCAATGCTGGTTGATTTTACACAAGCAGCTTGACCATTAAGTTTGAAAGCAAGTTCCAGACCTTCTCTACAAACCACATCTTTTGACGCTACACCATCTTTGACTTGTTTAAGTGGTGAAAGTATCATTACAGGAGCATCTTCATGTTCCATCATTTCATCACTTGGTTTTTCCATAACGTCTCCAGTATTCATTTCCTCATCAAGTGTTTTGGTAGAATTATCTTGATCCATCATATGTTCAGGATTTACCATGTCATCACCTGTTTGAATTGACTCGCTAAGGTTTGTATTGGTTGAATTTCCTGTTGTGTCTGCAAATACAATGTTTGATGGATTCACAATCAATCCAGTCACAAGTACAGAAAACAACAAAAAGAATCCAATATAGGCATTCATATTAAAACTACTG is drawn from Candidatus Nitrosarchaeum limnium SFB1 and contains these coding sequences:
- a CDS encoding methyltransferase type 11, which produces MQLATGGTMLNFGYWMENTNDPLSAQKNLCSYFGKLAELEKAKNLVDVGSGLSAPAIFWRDKYEKLDLFCININYDQLSFSGPQKNIHFFNSTSTKLPFADNSVDRVLALESSQHFKPLKDFILESKRILKSNGILTLAIPVTMQNASIMKLGILKFTWSSEHYELEFVKKLVGSIGFKINDEKLIGKEVYVPLANYYIKNRDEIKKLILKKYPKFVEQILFTSMLKMKKASEKNTIEYVVLKCSL
- a CDS encoding peptide methionine sulfoxide reductase, whose translation is MKATFGAGCFWHVEDLLRKTKGVKSTQVGYIGGKLSNPTYEEVCTDTTGHAEAVQVEYDPNEISYDELLQVFWNNHDPTTLNRQGPDIGNQYRSAIFFHDEEQKKIAQKSKEELEKSGKLHKPIVTEIVPAPTFYKAEEYHQKYFQKHGLS
- a CDS encoding universal stress protein, whose translation is MDGSKNSFRALEMAISIAKQFEATITCAYAINMQPHSEFQGITSITKEINKEIKKIMNSAKELSDKNNVSFKEKTMVGDIGYNLVKLAHDKKEKFDLIVMGSRGRSVVKEVFLGSVSNYVIHSSKIPVLIVK
- a CDS encoding hypothetical protein (F393466_19 membrane protein) → MTQFIPTSVIFFGYWVILEYLKGQTIGKKILNLKITNMYGKKPDLKGILISSFGKAFLLPIDVGLGWIFTNEMRQRIFNKIGDTIIIKIKEQDQNTDNIKYKKD
- a CDS encoding hypothetical protein (hypothetical protein Nmar_0996), yielding MSTQNDAALKLYHEKCSQLLKESEIRFAGIVDKNGDLISGGFKEGLVPYEDDETRLHSFLKFVSQFSIRKDFDDSLGPINYLAARRDKAVLVSFPFPITQILLLISAEPTANIENLAKKVVEIFTNVN